A section of the Chlamydiota bacterium genome encodes:
- a CDS encoding putative DNA binding domain-containing protein: protein MNPISKLIGSAESQRVEWKESLSRSREITETACAFANTEGGRVFVGVSPEGKMLGVQVGKGTLEELVNEIAQNTDPKLHPRLSVQKIAQKEVIVIDVKESHDHLVLAFGRPYQRVGRSTVRMTKDEYEGLILDKYKD from the coding sequence ATGAATCCTATCAGCAAATTAATAGGTTCAGCAGAGTCACAAAGGGTGGAGTGGAAGGAGTCTCTTTCCAGAAGTAGAGAGATTACAGAGACAGCCTGTGCTTTTGCGAATACCGAAGGTGGACGGGTCTTCGTTGGCGTTTCACCCGAAGGCAAGATGCTTGGCGTTCAAGTGGGTAAGGGTACCCTTGAAGAATTGGTTAACGAGATTGCCCAGAATACAGATCCGAAATTGCACCCAAGGCTGTCGGTTCAGAAAATCGCTCAAAAAGAAGTGATTGTCATTGACGTAAAAGAGTCCCATGACCATCTGGTCTTAGCGTTTGGCCGTCCCTATCAGCGTGTGGGGCGTTCTACCGTAAGGATGACCAAGGATGAGTACGAAGGATTGATTTTGGATAAATATAAAGACAA